In Geobacter anodireducens, a genomic segment contains:
- a CDS encoding DNA-directed RNA polymerase subunit beta' produces MEDFFSFFDKPKDPLHFSAIRISISSPDKIRERSFGEVKKPETINYRTFKPERDGLFCAKIFGPTKDYECNCGKYKRMKHRGIVCEKCGVEVIPSKVRRERLGHIDLATPVAHIWFLKSLPSRIGNLLDISLKDLEKVLYFEAYAVTSPGETGLTMAEVLTEDRYLKTREEHGDRFEAGMGAAAIRDCLKALDLDQLAEQLRVEMMEATSEAKRKKTAKRLKVVEAFKESGNRPEWMILECIPVLPPELRPLVPLDGGRFATSDLNDLYRRVINRNNRLKRLMELQAPEVIIRNEKRMLQEAVDALFDNGRRGRAIAGPNKRPLKSLSDMLKGKSGRFRQNLLGKRVDYSGRSVIVVGPELRLHQCGLPKKMALELFKPFIYNKLEERGFVTTIKSAKKMVEKERPEVWDVLEEVIKEHPVMLNRAPTLHRLGIQAFEPVLIEGKAIQLHPLVCTAFNADFDGDQMAVHLPLSIESQVEARVLMMSTNNILSPAHGKPIIVPSQDMVLGIYYMTRERHFAKGEGKIFSSPEEVRIAFDAGEVDIQARIKVRMKNIQAEEQEQPEIIDTTVGRIILREILPEVIPYSAINKVMSKKELTNLIDVCYRLAGNKETVILADRLKETGFRYSTLAGISICMNDMEIPEGKQVIIEKATEEVQEIQNQYTEGLITDGERYNKVIDIWAKATEEIAKEMLDNLSKDTVVSPDGQEVKVPSFNSIHMMADSGARGSAQQIRQLAGMRGLMAKPSGEIIETPITANFREGLNVLQYFISTHGARKGLADTALKTANSGYLTRRLVDVAQDAIITENDCGTLDGLSVSALTEGGEIIEHIGDRILGRVALDDILDPVTGEVLVPASQEIDESLVKKVEDSGLERVKIRSVLTCQSRRGICAKCYGRDLARGHLVNLGEAVGVIAAQSIGEPGTQLTMRTFHIGGTASRHAEQTSLEARTEGRVRFININSVVNSEGHHIVMNRNGELAVVDETGREREKYAIVYGAKIKAGPDQVVKPGETLAEWDPYTIPILTEVAGRIKFGDIVEGVTMEEQLDEVTGLSRKVIIESRDPDKRPRITLKDEAGKTVKLSEIAMGRYFLPVGANISVQEDSFVNAGDVIAKIPRETTKTKDITGGLPRVAELFEARKPKDFAVISEIDGLVTFGKDAKGKRKVIVTPEMGEPKEYLIPKGKHISVHENDYVRAGEALMDGSSNPHDILRVLGLKELARYLVDEVQEVYRLQGVKINDKHIEVIVRQMLRRVRIKDVGDTGFLIDDQLERSVFEEENDRVLTKGGRPAIAEPLLLGITKASLSTESFISAASFQETTKVLTQAAIEGKVDSLRGLKENVIMGRLIPAGTGLSRYRNLKLVAEQAAIEEFEAVESMRPQDEYDVDVEDDVDSFDE; encoded by the coding sequence TTGGAAGATTTTTTCAGCTTTTTCGATAAACCGAAGGACCCGCTTCACTTCTCGGCCATTCGCATCTCCATTTCGTCTCCGGACAAGATCCGCGAGCGCTCGTTCGGGGAAGTCAAGAAGCCGGAGACCATAAACTACCGGACGTTCAAGCCTGAGCGCGACGGTCTCTTCTGCGCCAAGATATTCGGTCCCACCAAGGACTATGAGTGCAACTGCGGCAAGTACAAGCGGATGAAGCACCGCGGCATCGTCTGCGAGAAGTGCGGCGTCGAGGTCATCCCCTCGAAAGTGCGCCGCGAGCGTCTCGGTCACATCGACCTTGCCACGCCCGTTGCCCATATCTGGTTCCTCAAGTCGCTCCCCTCGCGGATCGGCAACCTGCTCGACATCTCTCTCAAGGATCTTGAGAAGGTGCTCTATTTCGAGGCCTATGCCGTGACCAGTCCCGGCGAAACGGGCCTTACCATGGCTGAGGTCCTGACGGAAGACCGGTATCTCAAGACCCGCGAGGAGCATGGCGACCGCTTCGAGGCCGGCATGGGAGCCGCGGCGATCCGCGACTGCCTGAAGGCCCTCGACCTGGACCAGCTTGCCGAGCAGCTCCGGGTGGAGATGATGGAGGCAACCAGTGAGGCCAAACGGAAGAAGACCGCCAAGCGCCTCAAGGTTGTCGAGGCGTTCAAGGAGTCGGGCAATCGCCCCGAGTGGATGATCCTCGAGTGCATTCCGGTCCTGCCGCCGGAACTCCGCCCCCTGGTGCCCCTTGACGGCGGCCGCTTCGCCACCTCGGACCTGAACGACCTCTACCGGCGCGTCATCAACCGCAACAACCGTCTCAAGCGTCTCATGGAGCTGCAGGCGCCGGAGGTCATCATCCGCAACGAGAAGCGGATGCTTCAGGAAGCGGTCGATGCCCTGTTCGACAACGGCCGTCGCGGCCGTGCCATTGCCGGCCCCAACAAGCGACCCCTCAAGTCCCTTTCGGACATGCTGAAAGGGAAATCGGGCCGCTTCCGGCAGAACCTGCTCGGTAAGCGGGTCGACTACTCGGGCCGTTCCGTCATCGTCGTCGGTCCGGAACTGCGCTTGCACCAGTGCGGCCTTCCCAAGAAGATGGCCCTGGAGCTCTTCAAGCCGTTCATCTATAACAAGCTGGAGGAGAGGGGCTTCGTCACCACCATCAAGAGCGCCAAAAAGATGGTGGAGAAGGAGCGCCCCGAGGTGTGGGACGTGCTCGAAGAGGTCATCAAGGAGCACCCGGTCATGCTCAACCGGGCACCGACCCTGCACCGCCTCGGCATCCAGGCCTTTGAGCCGGTGCTCATCGAAGGCAAGGCGATCCAGCTCCATCCGCTCGTTTGCACCGCCTTCAACGCCGACTTCGACGGTGACCAGATGGCCGTTCACCTGCCGCTTTCCATCGAGAGCCAGGTGGAAGCCCGCGTGCTCATGATGAGTACCAACAACATCCTCTCGCCTGCCCACGGCAAGCCGATCATCGTGCCGTCCCAGGACATGGTTCTCGGGATCTACTACATGACGCGCGAGCGGCATTTCGCCAAGGGAGAGGGCAAGATATTCTCGTCGCCCGAAGAGGTTCGCATCGCCTTCGATGCGGGCGAGGTCGACATCCAGGCCCGCATCAAGGTCCGGATGAAGAATATCCAGGCCGAAGAGCAGGAACAGCCTGAAATCATCGACACCACCGTCGGCCGGATCATCCTGCGGGAGATTCTGCCCGAGGTGATTCCTTACTCCGCCATCAACAAGGTGATGAGCAAGAAGGAACTTACCAACCTGATCGACGTCTGCTACCGGTTGGCAGGCAACAAGGAAACCGTTATCCTGGCCGACCGGCTCAAGGAAACCGGTTTCCGCTATTCGACCCTGGCAGGCATCTCCATCTGTATGAACGATATGGAGATTCCCGAAGGGAAGCAGGTGATCATCGAAAAGGCAACCGAAGAGGTCCAGGAGATACAGAACCAGTACACCGAGGGTCTCATCACCGATGGCGAGCGGTACAACAAGGTTATCGACATCTGGGCCAAGGCCACGGAGGAGATCGCCAAGGAGATGCTCGACAACCTCTCCAAGGACACGGTTGTTTCTCCTGATGGACAGGAGGTCAAGGTTCCGTCCTTCAACTCCATCCACATGATGGCCGATTCGGGTGCCCGGGGTTCTGCCCAGCAGATACGCCAGCTTGCCGGGATGCGGGGCCTCATGGCCAAGCCGTCGGGCGAGATCATCGAGACACCTATTACCGCCAACTTCCGCGAAGGCCTGAACGTCCTTCAGTACTTCATTTCCACCCACGGCGCCCGGAAGGGTCTCGCGGACACGGCCCTCAAGACCGCAAACTCCGGATACCTCACCCGGCGGCTCGTGGACGTGGCCCAGGATGCCATTATCACCGAGAATGATTGTGGAACCCTTGACGGACTTAGTGTCTCCGCCCTCACCGAGGGAGGCGAGATCATCGAGCACATCGGCGATCGTATCCTCGGCCGGGTTGCTCTCGACGATATCCTTGATCCGGTCACCGGCGAGGTCCTCGTGCCAGCAAGCCAGGAGATCGATGAGAGTCTGGTGAAAAAGGTCGAGGACTCAGGCCTCGAGCGGGTCAAGATCCGGTCGGTGCTCACCTGCCAGAGCCGGCGCGGCATCTGCGCCAAGTGCTATGGCCGCGATCTGGCACGCGGCCACCTGGTCAATCTCGGCGAGGCGGTCGGTGTCATTGCCGCCCAGTCGATCGGCGAGCCGGGTACGCAGCTCACCATGCGTACCTTCCACATCGGCGGTACCGCATCACGGCACGCCGAGCAGACCTCGCTGGAGGCCCGGACCGAGGGACGCGTGCGATTCATCAACATTAACAGCGTCGTCAACTCTGAAGGGCACCACATCGTCATGAACCGTAACGGCGAACTGGCTGTCGTAGACGAAACCGGTCGCGAACGCGAGAAGTATGCCATTGTCTATGGCGCCAAGATCAAGGCTGGTCCCGACCAAGTGGTCAAGCCGGGCGAGACCCTTGCCGAGTGGGACCCCTACACCATCCCCATCCTCACTGAGGTTGCGGGCCGGATCAAATTCGGCGACATCGTCGAAGGGGTCACCATGGAAGAGCAGCTCGACGAAGTCACAGGGCTTTCCCGCAAGGTGATCATCGAGTCCCGCGATCCTGACAAGCGGCCGCGGATTACTCTCAAGGACGAGGCCGGCAAGACCGTCAAGCTCAGCGAAATCGCCATGGGGCGCTACTTCCTCCCGGTGGGAGCCAACATTTCGGTACAGGAAGACTCTTTCGTCAACGCTGGTGACGTTATTGCCAAGATTCCGCGGGAAACCACCAAGACCAAGGATATTACGGGCGGTCTGCCGCGCGTTGCCGAGCTCTTCGAAGCCCGCAAGCCGAAGGACTTCGCCGTCATCTCGGAAATCGACGGTCTTGTCACTTTCGGCAAGGATGCCAAGGGCAAACGGAAGGTCATCGTGACGCCCGAGATGGGTGAGCCCAAGGAATACCTCATCCCCAAAGGCAAGCACATCAGTGTTCATGAGAATGACTATGTGCGGGCCGGCGAAGCCCTCATGGACGGGTCATCGAACCCCCATGACATTCTGCGGGTGCTCGGCCTCAAGGAGCTCGCGCGGTACCTCGTCGACGAAGTCCAGGAAGTCTACCGGCTTCAGGGGGTCAAGATCAACGACAAGCACATCGAGGTCATTGTCCGTCAGATGCTGCGCCGGGTTCGCATCAAAGACGTGGGTGACACCGGCTTCCTCATTGATGATCAGCTTGAGCGGTCCGTGTTCGAGGAAGAAAACGATCGTGTCCTTACCAAGGGAGGGCGCCCGGCCATTGCCGAGCCGCTGTTGCTCGGCATCACCAAGGCGTCGCTCTCGACGGAATCGTTTATCTCGGCGGCTTCCTTCCAAGAGACGACAAAAGTGTTGACACAGGCTGCCATTGAAGGTAAAGTCGACAGCCTTCGTGGTCTTAAGGAGAATGTTATCATGGGGCGGCTCATCCCCGCGGGGACGGGTCTTTCCCGGTACCGCAACCTCAAGCTTGTCGCCGAGCAGGCCGCCATTGAAGAGTTTGAGGCGGTCGAGTCGATGCGGCCTCAGGATGAATACGATGTCGACGTGGAGGATGATGTCGACTCCTTTGACGAGTAA
- the fusA gene encoding elongation factor G (EF-G; promotes GTP-dependent translocation of the ribosome during translation; many organisms have multiple copies of this gene), which yields MARQVSLEKTRNIGIMAHIDAGKTTTTERILYYTGVTHRIGEVHEGAATMDWMEQEQERGITITSAATTCFWGDNRINIIDTPGHVDFTIEVERSLRVLDGAVAVFCSVGGVEPQSETVWRQADKYRVPRIAFINKMDRIGADFFRGVGMIRDRLKANPVPIQLPIGAEDAFCGVVDLVEMKAIIWDEDSLGAKYREAEVPADLVEMAQEYREKLIEEIATFDDVLMEKYLGGEELTTDEIRGAIRKATIDIQICPVICGSSFKNKGVQNLLNSVVAYLPSPLDIPAITGIDAKTGEEIARKASDDEPFSALAFKIMTDPFVGQLCFFRVYSGVLNSGSYVYNSTKEKKERIGRLLKMHANKREEIKEVYAGDIAAAVGLKYTTTGDTLCPEDSPVVLESIEFPEPVIAIAIEPKTKADQERLGISLQKLASEDPSFRVRTDEETGQTIISGMGELHLEIIVDRLMREFKVEANVGKPQVAYRETVTKKVKVEGKFVRQSGGRGQYGHVWIELEPQEAGKGYEFVDAIKGGVVPREYIPAVDKGIQEAMETGVLAGYPTVDFKVALIDGSYHEVDSSEMAFKIAGSMAFKEAAAKAGPVLLEPIMSVEVVVPEEYMGDVIGDLNSRRGRIMGMEGRAGAQVVGAMVPLAQMFGYATDLRSATQGRATYTMTFDHYEQVPKSVSEEIIAKVKG from the coding sequence GTGGCACGTCAGGTTTCGCTTGAAAAAACCCGTAACATCGGGATTATGGCTCATATCGACGCCGGCAAGACGACGACAACTGAGCGCATACTCTACTATACCGGTGTGACGCATAGAATTGGTGAGGTTCACGAGGGGGCCGCCACCATGGACTGGATGGAGCAGGAGCAGGAGCGGGGTATTACGATAACCTCGGCGGCTACGACCTGTTTCTGGGGCGACAACCGGATCAATATCATTGATACTCCCGGTCACGTGGACTTTACTATCGAGGTTGAGCGTTCCCTGCGCGTGCTTGATGGGGCTGTTGCCGTGTTCTGTTCCGTTGGTGGCGTTGAGCCGCAGTCGGAAACCGTGTGGCGTCAGGCCGACAAGTATCGTGTTCCCCGGATTGCCTTTATCAATAAAATGGACCGGATCGGCGCGGACTTTTTCCGCGGTGTCGGCATGATTCGTGACCGTCTCAAGGCCAACCCCGTGCCGATCCAGTTGCCGATCGGTGCCGAAGATGCCTTTTGCGGGGTTGTTGATCTGGTAGAAATGAAGGCGATCATTTGGGATGAGGATTCTCTCGGTGCCAAGTATCGCGAGGCTGAAGTCCCTGCCGACCTGGTGGAGATGGCGCAAGAGTATCGCGAGAAGCTCATCGAGGAAATTGCTACATTTGACGATGTGCTGATGGAGAAGTATCTCGGTGGCGAAGAACTCACCACTGACGAAATCAGAGGCGCCATCCGCAAGGCAACGATCGATATCCAGATCTGTCCGGTCATCTGTGGCTCGTCGTTCAAAAATAAAGGCGTTCAGAACCTTCTCAATTCGGTTGTCGCGTATCTCCCTTCGCCGCTGGATATTCCCGCCATTACCGGTATCGATGCCAAGACCGGTGAGGAAATAGCCCGCAAAGCGTCCGATGACGAGCCGTTCTCGGCTCTTGCCTTTAAAATCATGACCGACCCCTTTGTGGGTCAGCTCTGCTTCTTCCGTGTTTATTCCGGCGTGCTCAACTCCGGATCCTACGTATATAACTCCACGAAAGAAAAGAAAGAGCGTATTGGTCGTCTGCTGAAAATGCACGCCAATAAGCGTGAAGAGATCAAAGAGGTCTATGCCGGCGACATCGCGGCGGCAGTCGGCCTCAAGTACACGACAACCGGTGATACGCTCTGCCCGGAAGACTCCCCGGTAGTGCTCGAGTCCATCGAGTTCCCCGAGCCTGTTATCGCCATTGCCATCGAGCCCAAGACGAAGGCAGATCAGGAGCGGCTCGGCATCAGTCTCCAGAAACTCGCAAGCGAAGATCCTTCGTTCCGTGTCAGGACCGATGAGGAGACGGGTCAGACCATCATTTCGGGGATGGGTGAGTTGCACCTTGAAATTATTGTTGACCGTCTCATGCGCGAGTTCAAGGTGGAGGCCAATGTCGGCAAGCCGCAGGTTGCCTACCGTGAGACCGTTACCAAGAAGGTCAAGGTCGAGGGCAAGTTCGTCCGGCAGTCCGGCGGTCGCGGTCAGTACGGTCACGTATGGATCGAGCTGGAGCCCCAGGAGGCCGGCAAGGGGTACGAATTCGTTGATGCCATCAAGGGTGGCGTCGTCCCCAGAGAGTACATTCCCGCCGTTGATAAGGGGATTCAGGAGGCGATGGAAACTGGGGTTCTCGCCGGTTACCCGACAGTTGACTTCAAGGTTGCCCTTATTGACGGTTCGTACCATGAAGTGGACTCCTCCGAGATGGCATTCAAGATCGCCGGCTCCATGGCCTTCAAGGAAGCTGCGGCAAAAGCCGGCCCTGTCCTGCTTGAGCCGATCATGTCCGTGGAGGTCGTTGTTCCGGAAGAATATATGGGCGATGTTATCGGTGACCTGAACTCCCGTCGTGGTCGAATCATGGGAATGGAGGGACGGGCCGGCGCCCAGGTCGTTGGCGCGATGGTTCCGCTGGCTCAGATGTTCGGTTATGCCACGGACCTTCGTTCCGCTACCCAGGGACGGGCTACCTACACAATGACATTCGATCATTACGAGCAGGTGCCCAAGTCGGTATCCGAAGAAATCATCGCAAAGGTTAAAGGCTAG
- the tuf gene encoding elongation factor Tu (EF-Tu; promotes GTP-dependent binding of aminoacyl-tRNA to the A-site of ribosomes during protein biosynthesis; when the tRNA anticodon matches the mRNA codon, GTP hydrolysis results; the inactive EF-Tu-GDP leaves the ribosome and release of GDP is promoted by elongation factor Ts; many prokaryotes have two copies of the gene encoding EF-Tu), with product MAKAKFERTKPHVNIGTIGHVDHGKTTLTAAITKVLAERGQAEFRGFDQIDNAPEERERGITIATSHVEYETENRHYAHVDCPGHADYVKNMITGAAQMDGAILVVSAADGPMPQTREHILLARQVGVPYIVVFLNKADMVDDEELLELVELEIRELLSSYDFPGDDIPIIKGSALKGLNGDKDELGEQAILKLMEAVDSYIPDPERAVDKPFLMPVEDVFSISGRGTVATGRVERGIVKVGEEVEVVGIKATTKTTVTGVEMFRKLLDEGRAGDNIGALLRGVKREDIERGQVLAKPGSITPHTKFKAEAYILTKEEGGRHTPFFNGYRPQFYFRTTDVTGIVDLPAGTEMVMPGDNVAVTINLITPIAMDEGLRFAIREGGRTVGAGVVSSIIE from the coding sequence ATGGCAAAGGCAAAATTCGAGAGGACGAAACCGCACGTCAACATAGGAACGATCGGCCACGTAGACCATGGCAAGACCACGCTGACTGCGGCCATAACCAAAGTATTGGCGGAGCGCGGCCAAGCAGAGTTCCGTGGTTTTGATCAGATTGACAACGCGCCGGAAGAGCGCGAGCGCGGCATCACCATTGCCACGTCCCATGTGGAGTACGAGACCGAGAATCGTCACTACGCCCACGTGGACTGCCCTGGTCACGCCGACTACGTAAAGAACATGATCACGGGTGCAGCGCAGATGGACGGTGCGATTCTCGTCGTATCCGCCGCAGACGGCCCCATGCCGCAGACCCGGGAGCACATCCTGCTTGCCCGTCAGGTTGGCGTGCCGTACATCGTCGTATTCCTGAACAAGGCAGACATGGTAGACGATGAAGAACTGCTTGAGCTGGTAGAGCTCGAGATTCGCGAACTGCTCTCCTCCTACGACTTCCCGGGCGACGATATTCCGATCATCAAGGGGAGCGCCCTCAAGGGTCTCAACGGTGACAAGGACGAGCTTGGCGAGCAAGCGATCCTGAAGCTGATGGAAGCCGTCGACAGCTACATTCCCGATCCGGAGCGCGCCGTAGACAAGCCGTTCCTGATGCCGGTAGAAGACGTCTTCTCGATCTCCGGCCGCGGCACCGTTGCCACCGGCCGTGTGGAGCGGGGGATCGTCAAGGTTGGCGAAGAAGTGGAAGTTGTCGGGATCAAGGCCACGACCAAGACCACGGTAACCGGCGTCGAGATGTTCCGCAAGCTTCTGGACGAAGGCCGCGCCGGCGACAACATCGGAGCGCTTCTTCGCGGCGTAAAGCGTGAAGACATCGAGCGCGGCCAGGTTCTTGCGAAGCCCGGGAGCATCACCCCGCACACCAAGTTCAAGGCCGAGGCGTACATCCTGACAAAGGAAGAAGGTGGTCGTCACACGCCGTTCTTCAACGGGTACCGTCCGCAGTTCTACTTCCGCACGACGGACGTGACAGGGATAGTGGACCTTCCTGCCGGTACCGAGATGGTAATGCCTGGAGACAACGTGGCGGTGACGATCAACCTGATCACGCCGATCGCGATGGACGAAGGCCTTCGGTTCGCGATACGCGAAGGCGGCCGTACCGTGGGCGCCGGCGTCGTCAGCTCCATTATCGAATAA
- the rpsJ gene encoding 30S ribosomal protein S10 (NusE; involved in assembly of the 30S subunit; in the ribosome, this protein is involved in the binding of tRNA; in Escherichia coli this protein was also found to be involved in transcription antitermination; NusB/S10 heterodimers bind boxA sequences in the leader RNA of rrn operons which is required for antitermination; binding of NusB/S10 to boxA nucleates assembly of the antitermination complex) — protein sequence MPSQKIRIRLKAFDHKLLDQSVGEIVDTAKRTGARVAGPIPLPTVINKYCVLRGPHVDKKSREQFEIRTHKRLIDILDPTQQTVDALMKLDLSAGVDVEIKL from the coding sequence ATGCCAAGTCAAAAGATTAGAATTCGCCTTAAGGCATTTGATCATAAACTCCTCGACCAATCGGTCGGAGAGATCGTTGACACGGCGAAGCGTACCGGCGCCCGCGTAGCAGGCCCGATTCCGCTTCCCACCGTGATCAACAAGTACTGCGTACTTCGTGGGCCGCATGTGGACAAGAAATCCCGTGAGCAGTTCGAGATCCGGACCCACAAGCGTCTCATCGATATTCTCGATCCGACTCAGCAGACGGTTGATGCGCTGATGAAGCTCGACCTTTCGGCCGGCGTTGATGTTGAAATCAAGCTCTAG
- a CDS encoding 30S ribosomal protein S7, whose amino-acid sequence MPRRREVAKRVILPDPKFNDRVVAKLVSVIMLDGKKSTAERALYGALDIVSQKAGEEPVKVLKKCLDNIKPMLEVKSRRVGGSTYQVPVEVRVDRRVSLAMRWLVRYANERSEKTITDKLAGEILDAYNNRGAAVKKREDTHRMAEANRAFAHYRW is encoded by the coding sequence ATGCCGAGAAGAAGAGAAGTGGCGAAAAGGGTTATTCTTCCCGACCCCAAGTTCAATGATCGGGTTGTTGCCAAGCTTGTGAGTGTCATAATGCTTGATGGCAAGAAGAGTACGGCTGAGCGTGCGCTTTATGGAGCGCTTGATATTGTGTCGCAAAAGGCTGGCGAAGAGCCTGTCAAGGTGCTCAAGAAGTGTCTTGACAATATCAAGCCCATGCTTGAGGTGAAGTCGCGGCGCGTTGGTGGTTCCACCTACCAGGTGCCGGTCGAGGTTCGCGTCGACCGCCGGGTCTCGCTTGCCATGCGCTGGCTTGTTCGTTATGCCAATGAGCGCTCCGAGAAGACTATTACCGACAAGCTTGCCGGCGAGATTCTCGATGCCTATAACAACCGTGGTGCTGCGGTGAAGAAGCGCGAGGATACCCATCGTATGGCCGAGGCTAACAGGGCCTTTGCGCACTATCGCTGGTAG
- a CDS encoding 30S ribosomal protein S12 — protein sequence MPTINQLIRSGRQSKKVKSDSPALKCCPQKRGVCTRVYTTTPKKPNSALRKVARVRLTNGIEVSSYIPGVGHNLQEHSVVLIRGGRVKDLPGVRYHIVRGTLDSVGVKDRKQGRSKYGAKRPK from the coding sequence ATGCCTACGATTAACCAGTTGATTCGCAGTGGCAGGCAGAGCAAGAAAGTGAAGTCGGATTCGCCTGCTCTCAAGTGTTGTCCGCAAAAGCGGGGGGTGTGCACCAGGGTGTATACTACGACCCCGAAGAAGCCGAACTCCGCGCTCCGTAAGGTTGCCCGGGTACGTTTGACGAACGGGATCGAAGTGAGCTCGTATATTCCGGGTGTCGGGCATAACCTGCAGGAGCACTCCGTCGTTCTTATTCGGGGTGGAAGGGTTAAGGACCTTCCTGGTGTCCGTTATCATATTGTTCGCGGAACTCTCGACTCTGTGGGTGTCAAGGACCGGAAGCAGGGTCGCTCCAAGTATGGCGCCAAGCGGCCCAAGTAA